From a region of the Triticum aestivum cultivar Chinese Spring chromosome 7D, IWGSC CS RefSeq v2.1, whole genome shotgun sequence genome:
- the LOC123165845 gene encoding uncharacterized protein: MPTTAVARSFFSSAAPPSLLHAGSRATVASFPLGSPPAVALSLSVSASAPTSPWAPAANPKYHNANVDAGDEDVDGGDLLRQFTREVGRAGVMHEVRRRRWHENARDKRKRKSRDAAWRFSRRRFKGPYPFDDEQGSKERTTDDDGRDNWELPGGEFPSFR; the protein is encoded by the exons ATGCCAACCACGGCCGTCGCACGATCCTTCTTCTCATCGGCAGCACCGCCTTCTCTCCTCCACGCTGGATCGCGGGCCACGGTCGCCTCCTTCCCGCTTGGATCTCCTCCTGCCGTCGCGCTCTCCCTCTCGGTCTCCGCCTCCGCCCCCACCTCGCCGTGGGCGCCGGCGGCCAACCCCAAGTACCACAACGCGAACGTGGACGCGGGAGACGAGGACGTGGACGGGGGCGATCTGCTGCGGCAGTTCACGCGGGAGGTGGGGCGAGCCGGCGTCATGCACGAggtcaggcggcggcggtggcacgaGAACGCGCGGGACAAGCGCAAGCGAAAGTCCCGCGACGCCGCATGGAGGTTCAGCCGCAG GCGTTTCAAGGGTCCATATCCATTTGACGATGAACAGGGGTCGAAGGAGCGAACCACCGACGATGATGGGCGTGACAACTGGGAGCTTCCTGGAGGAGAGTTTCCTTCTTTCAGATGA